CCaaggacagaagcagcagcaaacactgGTGTAAGATTTTCCACTGCAGGCACAGAGTTCACATTCAAAAAACAGATACTCAATAGCTGAGTTCTTCTCCCTTTCAGAACTCCTATTCTCTCCTGTTCAGAACTACTaagctggggggaaaaaaattaaaaatgagcaaaatctttaagtaaaaaaatttcttcctacctgtgaagaaaataacacCTAAACAGAAGCCATCTATGATTTAAGGATGCCTGCATAAGTATTTTTATAGTTGTGATAGTTGTGGAAATAGTTGCACATTTTAGGTATTTTCTGGGGGAAGgtaacagcagcacagatgctGAAGGAACTGCTAAATTCCTTCCATTTCTATTCAGCTCTGTGAGGAAAAGGACTGTATGATCAGCAGCATGAGATATTAACATGCAgaagatttaaaatgaatgataacctgttattaaaaaaaaaaaatgaaccacaaaaaaacaaaactatctGCCACCATCGTTTTCACAGTCACAAGATTCCTAACGCACGCTCATCCGTCAGGCAATGAAACTAAACTTCTTGTTCcaacttcatatttttaattcttgcaGTATTTTGAGTAATGAAGATAAACCAGGAGCCTATGAACTTCATCTGTCAGTGAAAGATTACTGCTTTGCTAGAGAAGATCGCATTATAGGAATGACAGTTATTCAGCTGCAAAACATAGCAGAGAAAGGTAGCTGCGCGTCCTGGTATCCCTTGCTGAGAAGCATCTTTGTAGATGAGACTGGGTTGACAATTCTTAGGATACTTTCTCAGAGGACCAATGATGAAGTTGCTAAAGAATTTGTAAGACTTAAATCAGAAACAAGATCTGCTGAAGAAACAGCCTAAATTACTCAAGTAACGCAAGACTATCACTGTAAGAACATAGATTCAATGCTGTTGTCTGAATAGTGCATGCATGTGCAAATATGTGGGAATGTTTAACtatgttttcagtgtttgcCAGTACTTCTGTACTATACTTGCAAGGTATGTCAAGGAGCTGTATATCTTTTCTACATATTTTGGTCTTTGTTAAAGTAATTGTTCCAATGAAGTGCCAAAACTAACATTAAGAGTAAActatatactatatattttaaaacgTTGATTTTGCCTCATCTCGatccctttattttttaacatttataaataaatagctttttgaATTAATAGTCTGTCTCTTAAACCACTACGTTGCATATTCTAACTTAATTTGTGTCccattatttaaaacaaagaaatagctAATTTTCTTCAAGTCATCATTTTATGCTAGCCTCATTTTAGGCATCTTACTGATAACTTTTTCTATCATTACTACAGATGCAGTTACTTATAGAAGTGTTTGTAATTTTATAATTACCAGTATAAAGTAATGATTTttgcataaaaatgaaaaaggatggAAATATTTTATGCTAATCTTTTTCCAACCTTTCATAAATATCACtgtgaagaaatgctgtttaaGCAAGTTCTCAAGAAGCTGTGCTTATTAGAGTTTGTTACTGACGTTTGATATCTTGAAATAACTTTGTTCTTCAAAACTGCCAAGGTAATATCATATTTCTATTAAAGGGGTAGCTGTAGAAAAAGACTGTCATACAGTACAGTATATGTGCattcaaaaatcatttttaaatgataagGTACCACAGAAGGCTTAATAGTTTGGAATACAAAGCTGGTTTGTTTCTAGGGATTGTTTCAGAAAAGTAATGATGCAGGTAGCATTTTCACTCAGTTATTAACATTGCTTTACATACTTAGCTGTAACATCAGttaagtttgtttcttttgtttcagaaagtttttagctttggcttttttgttggttttggttcaGGGTTTTATGTTGgagttggtttgggtttttttttttcatttagagaAGTTTAACAGTTTGTACTTATGCAACATTACTATGTATTGCACTAAACAAACTCTGTGTCCTGTAAATATATTTAGTGATaaattgtaaaaataaagtATGAAGAAATACCTTCTAGTCATTATTTGATACCATTCATATTTCCTCAGATTTAAATACCAAGGAAGCAGTGTACAGGTAACAATACAGCATATCAAATTATGATGTCTGGGGCCAAGCATTTGCCTCTTTTCTAAGTGTAAGATGCACGTCAAGATCACAGAAGTTTATAATCAGTGAGGTACACGTTTTGTTAACGTACACGGACATAATATTCTATACTAATGCAACACACATAACATTCTGCAATGTACTACACATGTGATGTTCCGTCATTACTGTTAATTACATGTTTCTAACATAAGTTGGAGTTTTCAGCTCAGGGTAGAAGTAAATAAATGGAATGAAGGCCACAGAGCTAATACAGACTTAAATCCAGTCATTTAAAACACAGTATGTGACATCACATAGGTAAAACAAAAATTCTTGCCCAGATATGCAACCACCCTTCCACCAGCATTATGGAGCAAATCCCTATTACTTATTTATCTGATAAATACACTTGTACCTGTCCTCAGTCTAGAGATGAGCATATCCAGGGCAGCCTCTGCAGCCATGGACCAATTGTGCAGTTCATTAAGGTGCAGACAGTGAGAACAGCTTTACAGAAGCAAATGCCTCAGAGCTCTGCTATCCTACACTGTTGCAAGTGCTCTCTAAAGTACAAACAAGGCATTATCTTTTAAATTGCTTTCACACTCTTGGCAAGCACTAAACACCACTGGCAAAAGAGATTTGATTTGCATTCTAATCCACCTTATTACACAATAgatcttctgtattttattttttaaataaatcaaaaggCCTCAGCCACCCTAAGAACTTGATCTAGCCAAACTGGACACAATACATTCACCACCTTCCTGGATAACAGCAGCAACCACAACTTCCCCTACAGAACTTCATTGCCAAAATTAGTGTAAATTTGAGTGGGTCTCAAAATTAGCATCTTGTTGGTTTGGATTTTTTAATATTGATAGTTACATTACAGGGTCTCAGCATGAAGATCTTTCATTACTAAAACATGCTATAGTAAAATAAGAACAATTGTAGATTTAAACATTACAGTTAACATTAggatataattattattttgaagtTCCCCAATAATTCACAACTGTCCAAAGGCAGCTATAAATGTACGTCTAACATTTACTATTTTACAGTGAAAAGAGATAATTTTTTGTAGATACATTTCATCCCTTTTGCATGCCCTTTTTCCTGTGGATGCTTATTTATGTGGTATAGTCAGCCAGAAAGTTATTGCATCAAAAGAAAGAGACACGATTAAGTTCTCACCTCCCCTtcaaattaaggaaaaaaaccatTACCTTTCTGATGTCATGTACATCTGATAAGATCTTGGCATCTGAAATTACAACTTTTGGGAGATGACAATCTACCATATCtaaaaagaatgtaaaagaaagaagtatctTTCGTGAGCAAGAGAAACCCAACTTGAACTCCTGAGTCAGTATCAGCAAGAAGTTCTGGACCACACAACTTCCCAGCATTTAGTTGGCTCACTAATTTTCCATGCTAATATCAAACGAGACAAAAATACCCAACAGATTATCAACGTGTTAGTTGagaatcttaaaaataaataataaaacaattatGCTCATGGTTTCACTCCTCTAATCTACTTTATTGGCTTTCATTGATATTCTCATGCCAGCAACTGCAGAAATCAAATCTGTAGGCAAACGCTGAAGACAAAGGGATAATTTACTGTTACTTCATTAGTCTAAATTCAAATACCCATTTCATACAAATCCCTTGAAAACTAAATAAAAGAGCTGAACAAATGTGGCAAACATTAAATTATTGTATTAATTTAAATTCAACTAACAGACATAATTAACATAAATGGATTTTGTATTATTTACAGACACAGCTGGGCAAGTCTTGGAAAGTATTCTGCAAATGTCATCCAGTTGTTTAGACCTGCTTATTTCAATGGTATTTTTGTATCATCTGTGTGTGCCTTTTGGTATCACATACATGTTACAGAATTGCACTACTAAAAAAATCcatgaaaataacttcaggaaagaaaaactaagtTCTTTCAGAAGTGATGATCAACTTCAGATTGTGACCAACGAGCAGGTCTGGGATTTTACACAAAGATGTCACTGAAAGTATTCGTTGATGCACAGAAACATTAGAACATGTATCTGGAGAATATATCTGTGCACACAGTATAAGTTAATTTCTAAGAGATTAATCCATAAATTCCTACAAAATCTAATTTGAGGACAATCCTCATTCAAGAAGACAATGAACAAAATGATCTTAAAGTGATTCTAGAGCTCAAAGCTTATTTGTACAAACTGCTCTAAAACACGATCTTCAGCTGTTTCAGAATGGCAGCTTTGAAGATCAACTAGTCTCcctgttgtattaggcatcagcgagatctcgtgctgtaacgcgataggtcttcccatgctcagtaatgcatatgtattagatgaaataggagccctatataagggactcacgaggttaattaaatgccattttaccacccaccacattggtgtaagcagtgcgtaacttggccacggggccgtcggaagcacattacaaaggacgtgattctttaaggttacttgattaaggtaacatttGGTGCCCTCTCTGAGGCACGTCCTGGGGGTAGTGTGCGACGGCTAACTGCGTGGCGGACGCAAGTCCTACGGTTAGATCCCGTAGAAGCGCCTCGGTGGGCGGAAATtgaagcagctgatgttctACCTGCGGTTCGGTCGTAAGAAAACGAGGACCGTGGAAGACTGCGGGACTACAGGTCTCGAGTATATACAAAGGGTGCAAGGACGTACGGTGTCGCgcaccagaaaaaacaatggattcCGTCATTAAGGTAGTATCACGAGTTTGTAAAACTCACTGCgttagaaatgttccttctaagaaggatatAGCTGCCGTCATCTCCTGTTTGGAGGTGGCGCAGATTTTACCCTCCCCTAGTAATCTGCTCGATTCGGAGCGGTGGGATTCTTTCACCGCTGCCATGCTCCATAGAGCAATGCACGAGTATAAAGCGGAGGAGTTAAAAACCTGGGGTTTGgtcctgggtgctcttaaagccgctaaggaggagaaacaagtccaggcCATCGCGACTGGGGTTTTTGGTCTGGATACTGGGACGTCCGGGGTCCCGGGGGGTGCGGAGGAATCGCTTTCTGGCGGCGACTCTGCACCCAAAATGGCGCCGGCCACGCCGGCCGTTTTCACAATGGCCATGGCCGCGCCCGAAACAACTCCGGAAGAGAAGGCGGAAGTTGTGTCATCTGGGGAGGCGCCACCATATTATCCCCGCCTATAcccctctttgcaaagcttttactcGCCTGAGGGGGATGGAATTTGTCCGAGGGAGGGAGAGTCGTGTGGGGAGGCGCGCCGTGGAGGCGTTGAGCCACCCCCAGACCCACCTCCGGAGGAGGGATCTCGTCCcgagaagggtgagaaaaaagcggaggaaagaaaattgcctatCCCCACCCCGTTTGTCTTATCTcccgaggagggggaggagagaggggtggagagaaaggaattgccTGCCCCCACCCTGCCGGTCCCGtttccccagaagggggaggagagagggacggaaagaaaggaaatgcctacCCTTGCCCTGTCGGTCCCgcctccccagaagggggaggaaaaagaggaggaacgaAAGGTTCCGCCTACCCCCACCCAATTGGTCGCGTCTCCCCGGAGGAGGGAGGAGCGAGAGGATTCTCGCAAGCCCACCGATTGGTCGGATATCCGTGAATCAATGAGAGGGTTGGGGCTTAAGGAACGGGACTGGGCGGTGTTTCCGATAGTCGTCCAGAAGAAAGGACCAGTTTGGGTGCCTTTGGAAGCGAAAGCAGTGACTCGGTTTATAGAGGCAATTGAGAAAAAGGGCTTGAGGTCCCCGATGACTATGAGTACCTTTGAGGCTCTTATGGCCCCGGGTCCCCTACTGCCATATGATATTGAAAGCCTTATGAGAGTTGTCCTTGAACCAGTACAGTTTACTGTGTGGAAGGAGGAGTGGACGGTACAACTTAAGGCTGTTGTAGCACAGACTGCTTGTGATCCGAACCACCCAGCgaatgggaaggagggagatccGAAAACTAGTTTAATGAGGCTTTTAGGAACGGATGCAGATCTGGCTggatctgcagagaagcagcttaggCTCCTCCGTCCGGGAGAATTACTTGCCTCCACGGGGGCGGCTTctactgcttttagaaactttgtaagaaaagcagaacctgtTTCCCCGTGGTCAGAGATAAAGCAGGGTCCCTCAGAAACATTCTCTGAATTTGCCAATCGATTGATACAGGCAGTAGAAGGATCAGAACTACCTAAGGAAGCATTATCTTCCGTTATAAAAGATTGTCTTAAGCAAAAGTCTCATCAGAATATTAGAGATATCATTCGGGCGGCTCCTGATGATCTGGAGACTCCGGGTGAAATTATTAAGTATGTGCTggacaaacaacaagcaacacCATTGCCCAGTGATGGCCTGACAAAGGCATGGCTTTCGGTTATGACCGCACAAAATAATCAATCTAAGAACCCCTGCTTTAAATGTGGCCAGATAGGTCATTACAAGAACCAGTGTACAGCTCCAGAGAGACGGTATAAGGTTAGAGAAAAATGCCAAGCCTGCGGGAAGCTGGGTCATGAAGCCCGATTCTGCCGAAGATTTTTCAGGCATGGTTGATGGGAACCCGCCAGCCGCAACCGCGAAGTGattcttcaggaaagaagaaaggaacagataaagaacCACTGCTTGTACCTACGAGAAGGACATTTGTTGTATCacttgttgtgtgtttttatgtatttgtgtttgttacagGGGGAGAGGGTGCTCATCTCATGTCacaaccagaaaatatttgggtcACATGGTCTAATCGAACTGggcagaaagatttctgcctgaGTTTACAGTCAGCCTCATCACCGTTTAGTACATGCCTTATTGGTGTACCCAGGTGGGACCCAGAGGAGTTTAACGGATATGTGCGAAAGAACAAATGCGAGAAAGATGCAGTgagcacagttttctttatgaaggCGTTTGAGTCTAACTTCACTCATTGGGCCAGAATGTCTGCATGCCTTATTAGATCTTTGAATACCTCCCTACCATGGGATCCACCAGAGTTGCAGCTGCTTGGATCCCAATCAGTCGGTAATGTAACATGGAATAAGAAAACTCAGAAGTGGGAACGTCCAGTTAGATGTCTATATTTTTCGGGTTTTAAGACACCGGGTCAATTGTCTAATCATAAGGTATGGCAGGGCCTGCTTGGGAATAGGACACCATTACAGAGAAGAATTGGATCCGAAACTTTCACTTTAGTTAACCCCATTCGATATGACACATATAGGTTGTCAGGGGCATATTgtggtttttctgctgaaagggTGGAGGGATTCTCTCGTCCTTGTTCCGGGGATGGCTCCGAGAATGCATTTGCAGACCATTGCATAAAGGAGGGTGGGAATTGGCTCTCTTACAATCAGAAGCATGTGGTACGTCATCCTAACGGGTCCAACTATAATATCTCATGCTATTGGGGTCCTGACAATCTAGCATGCTCTGGTTGTTGTGCTCGGAAGGAACCTTTGACTGGGGAAGGATTATGGAGCAATGGTACAGCCAAAGCTCTTCCTAAGGGTATATTCTTGATATGTGGGGATAGAGCTTGGCAAGGGATACCAAAGAATCCAGTTGGGGGTCCGTGTTATTTGGGAAAATTGACACTGTTGGCTCCCAATCATTCTGCGGTGATTAATGTTATGAAAAGCATGGTTCGAGTGCAACGCCAGAAACGATCAATAAAAAATCTGGATCGGGATTGTGGGGATGAGGTTCAGTTGTGGGGTCCCACAGCCAGAATCTTTGCGTCAATCTTAGCCCCAGGagtagctgcagcccaggcGCTGAGAGAAATTGAGAGATTGGCTTGTTGGTCTGCGAAAGAAGCTAATGTCACCACAATGGTCTTGTCGGAACTCCTGATGGACATTAATAACATCAgacatgctgttctccagaacagagctgcgATAGACTTTCTGCTACTGGCCCAAGGGCACGGATGCAAGGACTTtgaagggatgtgctgcttcaatCTGAGCGACCACAGTGATTCAATTCATAAGAAGTTGGAGTGGATGCAAGAGCATACCAAGAAAATTGCAATTGATGATGCATTCGGCAGCTGGCTGGATGGACTATTTGGTAATATTGGCCCATGgcttaaacagtttcttaaagtattaattatagggattttagttttcttagctttaatgATTTGCCTACCTTGTGTGTTTCAATGTATCCAGGGTTGTTTACAGCGTatgatagaaagaatatttaatgacaaaatggagtgCCAACGGATATATgataagctttaagaagaagaaggaactgtataAACCCAAGATGCCTTGgatataataattagaaaaccacTAATATTATTAGACATTGCACTACCTACCTCTGCATGAATTGTAGCTTGTCTACCTCACTTTTTAGAtaacttatatattttagatttatatggagactaacatttttatatattaggtTTAGGACTAGCGTTCGCGTTGTAACGGGACATGACTTtattgagcatggggagggggaaatgttgtattaggcatcagcgagatctcgtgctgtaacgcgataggtcttcccatgctcagtaatgcatatgtattagatgaaataggagccctatataagggactcacgaggttaattaaatgccattttaccacccaccacattggtgtaagcagtgcgtaacttggccacggggccgtcggaagcacattacaaaggacgtgattctttaaggttacttgattaaggtaacatCTCCCAAATTCAGGAATGTTAATTCATAAAGTTACTGATTTAATCCAACAACACAAACAGAGAATAGTGTTGGATACTACAAATAAAGATTTGAAGCTCCAAAATTaccaacaagaacaaaaaaaaaatctgcccaGACAGTAAGGAAACATGTTTTCTACACTGATGGTATCAAATTCAGTTCACCTTTTTCCTCAGTATAGTACAACACTGCCTGCAAACAGCATGCCAGATCACAGAGCTCTCAATTCACATTAACTGTAAGCATTAAGCCCTGGCTGTACAAGACTGCTCACGACAGACTCCATGCAAGAACAACTCAAAATCCTGAAGGTGATATTTGCTGTACACTAAATGGACTGTAAAGGTTTGCATGAGGACTGAGAGGAACTTCAGTGATGCTACACTGACTCGGGATCCCCAACAAATGCTCATTTGTCTAAGTAGTCTTCAGTGTTACAGAGAAAGAACAACCCAGAGTGAACTGggctcacagctctgccctgtgAGCTGGATACGTGCTCTTGTTTGACTGGACACGGTGTATAAAATACACACTGGTAAGCACAACTGACTTTTTCAGAGTTGCAACAGAACAGTCGCAGGCAGAAATCAGAGATGTTGTCACTTGCCCTAGACTTCTAACATTACTGCTCGTGATTCTTGGCAATTCCTCTGATGGTCAATGAAGCAGCTCTATCTTTCATTCTATAGAGGATCAGGAGGCCCCACACATTTTATTCAACAATGCTTACCCATTtaagcagaaggcttttttgttgctgagtGATGACAGTTGACTGCAATATGAGTGAAGCCTCCACGCCTGAGGTTACAGCACTACGAAAACAAATGTCAGTGACTGActagcagcacacacacaaaaaagaaaggaaagaaaaggaattgcCAAAATACACACTGAATAGTACAACACTAATGGAAAATTACTGTGCACTAAATAAGCTCCCACCCTCTAGATAGCAATCTCCTATGTTTCTTTGAGTAAAGAAGTCAGTTATCTACACCATGCCTGCTAGCTTGATTTTAGTTTTTAAGTAGATGGCAGGGCTTTGTCTGTAAAAACCACACAGTTAATACACAACAGCCACACATCAGCAGTAATACATACGCAAGCTGAACAAACACAATAGCTGTACTGTTTTATAATTCATTGTGACCACCATTTTAAgatttgaaagagaaacaaatgcaagCCAGCAGCTTGCCTTGCTTTTGAAATTGAAATGACACAGTACAGATACCTCAAAAAAGTAAATCGTTATCAGTGGGGTAGAAGGACCAACCTTGGAAGACGAGTTGGTTTCTGAGGAAGAGGGAAGAGCCCAAGCAAAAGAGATGAGCAAACTGCAAAACTGGCAAAATGGCATGAGTAAGGGGATGTTTTATAGAGACAGTGGGTATAAATATGACCTCCATAATGCAATCAGCCACTTAGGTATCTTTTTATTCGGTAGacttcactgcatttttttcccagcaatgTGGGAGAGAgattcagaagaaagaaggaaaaggatagATATAGAACAGGGCCGACATGCCATCCAGCCTTAGACCAGACTCCTTAACTGAGAGCAGAACCAGAAGACAATAGGTGTGACACTGGTACAATGGATAGACATGAAGAGCTCTATTTCTGTCATGTTCCACTCCAGTTCAAGTGTTCCTCCTGTTGACTTCCATTTCATTAATGgtacaaaacagattttgatCTGGGTGTCCCCACTCCTCTTGTACCAAGTGAAGCCTGAATACATGGGCTCTGCACTTCACTATCCTTTGTTTGTTACAAGAAGATAAATACATTCCCAGcctgaaagaaacaaattcaaacTGAAGACTCTGAGAGATGATTTCCCTGAGTAATACACAGGCAAGAGACAATACCATTAAGTAGGCAGAATATTCTCCTGAGGAGCTTGAGAAACAACAGCAATTTTCATCTAATGATGCATCTATGTATCAACATGCTAATTTACACCTAGGTGGCAATATTAAATTGATACACCTTTTAAATGGTATCACCTTTCCCTATGTAATTTATGAGAAGAAGTTCACATCAGACTGAGCTTTCCCTGTACCCTGACTGCTAGGAAACTGAATTAAGGCTCTCTATTCTTCCTTACACATCTTGACATTAGAAACATAACATTGCAGGAGCCACTGAAgtcaacagcagcagtgaactTAACTCCTATCAACTGTGCTCTATAATGTTTAATAGCCCATGTAATTACAGCACATCTTCTCTCTAATGCAGAGGATTTCATTTCTGATCAGGGAGACattccacagcagaaaaaaaaacagaaacctgtAACACTGTCTCCATTTAGCATTGGCTTACTGCATTTTTGCTAGTTGGAAACAATGCATAATTCTGAATCTATATCCTTCACTGTCACACTCAAAGTAAACAAAGCTTACATACAGCATTTGTTGTATGTATCAAATCTCTACTTACAAAGTGCTTACATACAGCTTGCAATTTGGATATGTTATTATGTGAGACTACCTAAATCTGTGAGAATGGGTTAAACCTTTGTAATTAGCTATTTAGGCTTGCTCCAACCAAAAGAGTCCTATTTGGATGAATGTAATAGCTACAGTCAGCTTACTGAAACAAGTGGTCTAAAATCCACCACTTCAGATAACGTTTCCACCAGCAAATACAATTAACTAGAACACCCCGAGCACATCTGTCTATGCAGAAGTCAAGCGAGCA
This window of the Excalfactoria chinensis isolate bCotChi1 chromosome 10, bCotChi1.hap2, whole genome shotgun sequence genome carries:
- the LOC140256861 gene encoding uncharacterized protein, translating into MDSVIKVVSRVCKTHCVRNVPSKKDIAAVISCLEVAQILPSPSNLLDSERWDSFTAAMLHRAMHEYKAEELKTWGLVLGALKAAKEEKQVQAIATGVFGLDTGTSGVPGGAEESLSGGDSAPKMAPATPAVFTMAMAAPETTPEEKAEVVSSGEAPPYYPRLYPSLQSFYSPEGDGICPREGESCGEARRGGVEPPPDPPPEEGSRPEKGEKKAEERKLPIPTPFVLSPEEGEERGVERKELPAPTLPVPFPQKGEERGTERKEMPTLALSVPPPQKGEEKEEERKVPPTPTQLVASPRRREEREDSRKPTDWSDIRESMRGLGLKERDWAVFPIVVQKKGPVWVPLEAKAVTRFIEAIEKKGLRSPMTMSTFEALMAPGPLLPYDIESLMRVVLEPVQFTVWKEEWTVQLKAVVAQTACDPNHPANGKEGDPKTSLMRLLGTDADLAGSAEKQLRLLRPGELLASTGAASTAFRNFVRKAEPVSPWSEIKQGPSETFSEFANRLIQAVEGSELPKEALSSVIKDCLKQKSHQNIRDIIRAAPDDLETPGEIIKYVLDKQQATPLPSDGLTKAWLSVMTAQNNQSKNPCFKCGQIGHYKNQCTAPERRYKVREKCQACGKLGHEARFCRQPQPRSDSSGKKKGTDKEPLLVPTRRTFVVSLVVCFYVFVFVTGGEGAHLMSQPENIWVTWSNRTGQKDFCLSLQSASSPFSTCLIGVPRWDPEEFNGYVRKNKCEKDAVSTVFFMKAFESNFTHWARMSACLIRSLNTSLPWDPPELQLLGSQSVGNVTWNKKTQKWERPVRCLYFSGFKTPGQLSNHKVWQGLLGNRTPLQRRIGSETFTLVNPIRYDTYRLSGAYCGFSAERVEGFSRPCSGDGSENAFADHCIKEGGNWLSYNQKHVVRHPNGSNYNISCYWGPDNLACSGCCARKEPLTGEGLWSNGTAKALPKGIFLICGDRAWQGIPKNPVGGPCYLGKLTLLAPNHSAVINVMKSMVRVQRQKRSIKNLDRDCGDEVQLWGPTARIFASILAPGVAAAQALREIERLACWSAKEANVTTMVLSELLMDINNIRHAVLQNRAAIDFLLLAQGHGCKDFEGMCCFNLSDHSDSIHKKLEWMQEHTKKIAIDDAFGSWLDGLFGNIGPWLKQFLKVLIIGILVFLALMICLPCVFQCIQGCLQRMIERIFNDKMECQRIYDKL